One Candidatus Deferrimicrobiaceae bacterium genomic region harbors:
- the scpB gene encoding SMC-Scp complex subunit ScpB yields the protein MEQEPKIPTQDEAAAGAPATPAEREIARAASALESLLLVSAQPLPLEKIGQLLGGLSKQEARAVVDAVKRKYSSDLSGILVEEVAKGFQMRTNPANQEFVRKLFDSRPARFTRPSLETLSVVAYKQPVTRLEIEQIRGVDCAGALKTLMERRLVKVVGKKDVPGRPFLFGTTREFLEVFSLSSLAELPSMRDIEEFLSAKTGTPAPEPSSGPEFFAGFGDQGGAGEELAAELTEAEHGDLFLSTASELPQGISDDVLVEAASRTEVDTTEMKPLTPAGKGFSKFALTSDHFSSDPAEPLVIPSADPAVRSDDEGPEQPED from the coding sequence AACCGAAGATTCCGACGCAGGATGAAGCGGCGGCGGGGGCCCCCGCGACGCCCGCGGAACGGGAGATCGCCCGGGCGGCCTCGGCGCTCGAGTCCCTGCTGCTCGTCTCCGCGCAGCCCCTTCCCCTGGAAAAGATCGGCCAGCTCCTGGGCGGCCTCTCGAAACAGGAGGCGCGCGCGGTGGTCGACGCCGTCAAACGGAAATATTCCTCGGACCTCTCGGGGATCCTCGTCGAGGAGGTGGCCAAGGGGTTCCAGATGCGCACGAACCCCGCCAACCAGGAGTTCGTCCGCAAGCTGTTCGACAGCCGCCCCGCGAGGTTCACCCGCCCGTCGCTCGAGACCCTGTCCGTGGTCGCCTACAAGCAGCCGGTGACCCGCCTCGAGATCGAGCAGATCCGCGGCGTCGACTGCGCCGGGGCGCTGAAGACCCTGATGGAACGCCGGCTGGTGAAGGTCGTCGGGAAGAAGGATGTGCCGGGCCGGCCGTTTCTCTTCGGGACGACCCGGGAGTTCCTCGAGGTCTTTTCCCTTTCCAGCCTCGCCGAGCTTCCCTCGATGCGCGACATCGAGGAGTTCCTCTCGGCGAAGACCGGCACGCCGGCGCCCGAGCCTTCCTCGGGCCCGGAATTTTTCGCCGGCTTCGGAGACCAGGGCGGTGCGGGGGAGGAGCTCGCGGCGGAACTTACCGAGGCCGAGCACGGGGACCTCTTCCTGTCGACGGCCAGCGAGCTGCCGCAGGGGATCTCGGACGACGTGCTGGTCGAGGCGGCGTCCAGGACGGAGGTGGACACGACCGAGATGAAGCCTCTTACCCCCGCGGGGAAGGGATTCTCCAAGTTCGCCCTGACGTCGGACCACTTCTCCTCCGACCCCGCCGAGCCGCTGGTGATCCCCTCCGCGGACCCGGCG